From one Dermacentor silvarum isolate Dsil-2018 chromosome 3, BIME_Dsil_1.4, whole genome shotgun sequence genomic stretch:
- the LOC119445631 gene encoding 3-alpha-hydroxysteroid sulfotransferase-like — protein sequence MPGRRPYRQIIDGVPMCPWIVPEIFRKSLGFRAAKDDVVQVTYPKSGTHWVQYITQLILDKSGPVKGYGEFTRNCRGIEYTDCSDWKSTLPIRLFFTHQPLRCEAMNEAAKYVYVARNPWDVCVSLYRMITDVSLYQFEDGTFAEFFEPFIEGDLGYGSYFDHVAAGYALKDEPNVFFVTYEELKADTGSVVLKLAHFLGDSYGRALEEDEERLPNILEWSRPQHMRKTMVVDFKANETSQWDELFAEKKARSKQGYAGDKHRYAVVKEARVGSWKEYFTPELLARFEKKIQEEGGKASFMELWKDIREEAIALSCSNG from the coding sequence ATGCCTGGCCGTAGGCCTTACCGGCAAATCATCGACGGCGTGCCTATGTGCCCTTGGATCGTCCCGGAAATATTTCGAAAAAGCCTCGGATTTCGTGCCGCCAAAGACGACGTTGTGCAAGTTACGTACCCCAAAAGTGGAACCCATTGGGTTCAGTACATCACTCAGCTGATCCTCGACAAATCCGGCCCGGTCAAAGGATACGGTGAATTCACCCGGAACTGCCGCGGAATCGAGTACACCGACTGCTCCGACTGGAAATCCACTCTGCCAATAAGGCTTTTCTTCACTCACCAGCCTCTTCGATGCGAGGCCATGAACGAAGCGGCCAAATACGTATACGTCGCTCGAAACCCGTGGGACGTTTGCGTCTCGCTCTATCGCATGATAACGGACGTCAGCCTGTACCAGTTTGAGGACGGCACTTTCGCAGAGTTCTTCGAACCTTTCATCGAAGGCGACTTGGGCTACGGGAGCTACTTTGACCACGTGGCAGCGGGTTACGCCTTGAAGGACGAACCCAACGTGTTCTTCGTCACCTATGAAGAACTCAAGGCGGACACCGGCAGCGTGGTGCTAAAGTTGGCTCACTTTCTGGGCGACAGTTACGGCAGAGCCTTGGAAGAGGATGAAGAGAGGCTGCCGAACATTCTAGAATGGTCCAGGCCCCAACATATGAGGAAGACGATGGTGGTCGACTTCAAGGCTAACGAGACATCCCAGTGGGACGAACTATTTGCCGAAAAGAAGGCGAGGAGCAAGCAAGGGTACGCAGGAGACAAGCACAGGTATGCCGTCGTGAAGGAAGCCAGGGTTGGAAGCTGGAAGGAGTACTTCACTCCTGAATTGCTAGCCCGTTTCGAGAAGAAAATACAGGAAGAAGGGGGTAAAGCTTCTTTCATGGAACTGTGGAAAGACATTCGCGAAGAAGCGATCGCATTGTCTTGCAGTAATGGATAG